One Gammaproteobacteria bacterium DNA segment encodes these proteins:
- a CDS encoding zinc transporter ZntB, whose protein sequence is MTDDGLVTAHILDGHGGSREIAWSRIATWSPDEGPLWVHLDYTDPAAARWLWEDSGLDEVAVEALLAEETRPRAVNHGAGLLVTLRGVNLNPGADPEDMVSIRLYVDEHRVISTRKRRLLSVEDMRGAMARGMGPTSSADLLVQLAEGLVGRMAEVISDIDDRVSELENDLDAADHRQLRPTIAGLRRQIIELRRYLAPQREALARLWAEKAGWLNDSNRLHLREIADRMTRYVEELDMDRERALLAQEYLANSLAEQMNNRMYVLSLAAAIFLPLSFITGLLGINVGGIPGTENPWAFLAVVIAIAAIGAGQFLYLRHRRWF, encoded by the coding sequence ATGACTGACGACGGCCTGGTGACGGCCCATATCCTCGATGGCCACGGCGGCAGCCGCGAGATCGCCTGGTCCCGGATCGCCACGTGGTCACCGGACGAAGGCCCATTGTGGGTCCATCTGGACTATACCGACCCGGCTGCCGCGCGCTGGCTGTGGGAGGACAGCGGCCTCGACGAGGTGGCGGTGGAGGCCCTGCTGGCGGAAGAGACCCGCCCGCGAGCGGTGAACCATGGTGCCGGCCTGCTGGTGACTCTGCGGGGCGTCAACCTGAACCCCGGAGCAGACCCCGAGGACATGGTCTCCATCCGCCTGTACGTGGACGAGCACCGCGTCATCAGCACCCGCAAGCGCCGCCTGCTGTCGGTGGAGGACATGCGCGGGGCCATGGCCCGGGGCATGGGCCCCACTTCCTCTGCCGACCTGCTGGTGCAACTGGCCGAGGGGCTGGTGGGACGCATGGCCGAGGTCATCTCCGATATCGACGACCGCGTGTCCGAACTGGAGAACGACCTCGATGCCGCCGACCACCGGCAACTGCGTCCCACCATCGCCGGCCTGCGCCGCCAGATCATCGAACTGCGCCGCTACCTGGCCCCCCAGCGGGAGGCCCTGGCCCGGTTGTGGGCAGAAAAGGCCGGATGGCTGAACGACAGCAACCGGCTGCACCTGCGGGAGATCGCCGACCGCATGACGCGTTACGTGGAAGAGCTGGACATGGACCGGGAACGGGCGCTGCTGGCCCAGGAATACCTCGCCAACAGCCTGGCCGAGCAGATGAACAACCGCATGTACGTACTGTCCCTGGCCGCCGCCATCTTCCTGCCTCTGAGTTTCATCACCGGCCTGCTGGGCATCAACGTGGGCGGAATCCCCGGCACCGAGAACCCGTGGGCCTTCCTGGCAGTGGTGATCGCCATCGCCGCCATCGGCGCAGGCCAGTTCCTCTACCTCCGCCACCGGCGGTGGTTCTAA
- a CDS encoding RES family NAD+ phosphorylase codes for MWTHTALASEAGPAAAEAWRVVEHQYTVSTRKVVDTLDEQSLLEDILEETKPAYPPEAADLHYLLKTPFRYPPSPFGSRFRRPHDGHGVFYCSEEIRSGLAEFSHWRRHFIEASPGTPLPGTHEALTVFAVDYQAQLRLDLTRPPLDADRTLWVHPDDYSATQALAEEARRGGVDVIRYESVRDPEQGANLALLGPGAFNVRTPMAQQTWYLYLGATESNCVRAGRHESFTFPALR; via the coding sequence ATGTGGACGCACACCGCGCTCGCATCTGAGGCCGGGCCTGCGGCCGCTGAGGCGTGGCGGGTGGTGGAACACCAGTACACGGTGTCCACCCGAAAGGTGGTGGACACTCTGGATGAGCAGTCCCTGCTGGAAGATATCCTGGAGGAGACAAAACCCGCGTATCCGCCCGAGGCGGCGGACCTCCACTACCTTCTCAAGACCCCATTCCGTTATCCCCCCTCTCCCTTCGGATCACGGTTCCGGCGGCCGCATGACGGCCATGGCGTGTTCTATTGCTCCGAGGAGATCCGTTCGGGCCTGGCCGAGTTCAGCCACTGGCGCCGGCATTTCATCGAGGCCTCGCCTGGAACTCCCCTCCCCGGGACCCACGAGGCCCTGACGGTCTTCGCCGTGGACTACCAGGCGCAGTTGCGGCTCGATTTGACCCGGCCCCCTCTCGATGCCGACCGCACCCTATGGGTCCACCCCGACGATTACAGCGCGACCCAGGCCCTCGCCGAGGAAGCCAGACGGGGTGGTGTTGATGTCATTCGCTACGAGTCGGTGCGTGATCCGGAGCAAGGCGCCAACCTGGCGCTACTCGGGCCCGGGGCGTTCAATGTCAGAACGCCGATGGCACAACAGACGTGGTATCTCTACCTCGGCGCGACCGAGAGCAACTGCGTCCGTGCCGGACGCCACGAATCGTTCACATTCCCTGCACTACGCTAA
- a CDS encoding alpha-E domain-containing protein, which produces MLSRVAERLYWHGRYMERAENTARLVNVNALLMLDLPGAVDVSWHNLIDISDSEKAFASHYQKLDERNVIRHMLADARNPGSILTCLRMARENARTTREILPTEAWEILNATYHHVRDSGSTGVARKNRHAFLNQVIAACQELAGLYDGVLSRGPAYWFTQLGRHVERADMTSRILDVGSAPLLAIRSEAATDDPIENALWLNVLRSLSAYQMYRQNVHDRVNAEDVVAFLLLDEDFPRSVTFCLNRLNQHLERLPRADDARRTTGHALRQVRAADIQGLLGHDLHAFIDEVQTTIAAVHEGIADTWWPRPSPP; this is translated from the coding sequence ATGCTATCCCGGGTCGCAGAACGACTGTACTGGCACGGCCGCTACATGGAGCGGGCGGAGAACACCGCGCGCCTGGTAAACGTCAACGCCCTGCTCATGCTCGACCTTCCCGGCGCCGTGGACGTGAGCTGGCACAACCTCATCGACATCTCCGACAGCGAAAAGGCCTTCGCCAGCCACTACCAGAAGCTGGACGAGCGCAACGTCATCCGCCACATGCTCGCCGACGCCCGCAACCCCGGGTCCATTCTCACCTGCCTGCGCATGGCGCGGGAGAATGCCCGCACCACCCGTGAGATCCTGCCCACCGAAGCCTGGGAGATCCTCAACGCCACCTATCACCATGTGCGGGACTCCGGGTCCACCGGGGTGGCCCGCAAGAACCGTCACGCCTTCCTCAATCAGGTCATCGCCGCCTGCCAGGAACTGGCGGGCCTCTACGATGGCGTGCTCTCCCGCGGGCCGGCCTACTGGTTCACCCAGCTCGGGCGTCACGTGGAACGGGCCGACATGACCTCCCGCATCCTCGACGTGGGCTCGGCGCCGCTGCTGGCCATCCGCAGCGAGGCGGCGACGGATGATCCCATCGAGAACGCCCTATGGCTGAACGTGCTGCGCTCCCTGTCCGCCTACCAGATGTACCGCCAGAACGTCCACGACCGGGTCAACGCCGAGGATGTGGTGGCCTTCCTGCTGCTGGACGAGGACTTCCCGCGCTCCGTGACTTTCTGCCTCAACCGTCTCAACCAGCACCTCGAGCGACTGCCGCGGGCCGACGACGCCCGGCGCACCACCGGCCACGCCCTGCGTCAGGTCCGGGCGGCGGACATCCAGGGTCTGCTGGGCCACGACCTGCACGCCTTCATCGACGAAGTCCAGACCACCATCGCCGCCGTCCACGAGGGCATCGCCGATACCTGGTGGCCCCGGCCCAGCCCACCGTGA
- a CDS encoding aminodeoxychorismate/anthranilate synthase component II — MLLMIDNYDSFTYNLVQYFGELGAEVEVRRNDKVSVADIADLGPERIVISPGPCTPNEAGVSMAVIRHFAGRVPILGVCLGHQSIGQVYGGNVIHAKHIMHGKTSMIHHTGQGVFAGLENPFEATRYHSLVVDEANLPACLEVTAWTEDETGRREEIMGFRHRELAVEGVQFHPESILTAHGHDLLRNFLTNPPH, encoded by the coding sequence ATGCTGCTGATGATCGACAACTACGACTCCTTCACCTACAACCTGGTGCAGTACTTCGGCGAATTGGGCGCCGAAGTCGAGGTGCGCCGCAACGACAAGGTATCGGTGGCGGACATCGCAGACCTCGGGCCCGAGCGCATCGTCATCTCCCCCGGCCCCTGCACCCCCAACGAGGCGGGGGTCTCCATGGCGGTGATCCGCCACTTCGCCGGCCGCGTGCCCATTCTGGGGGTGTGCCTGGGTCACCAGTCCATCGGCCAGGTGTATGGCGGCAACGTGATCCACGCGAAACATATCATGCATGGCAAGACTTCCATGATTCACCATACCGGCCAGGGCGTATTTGCCGGGCTCGAGAACCCCTTCGAGGCCACACGCTATCACTCCCTGGTGGTGGACGAGGCCAACCTGCCGGCATGTCTGGAGGTCACGGCGTGGACCGAGGACGAGACGGGCCGGCGCGAGGAGATCATGGGCTTTCGCCACCGCGAGCTGGCGGTGGAGGGGGTGCAGTTCCACCCCGAGTCCATCCTCACCGCCCACGGCCACGACCTGCTGCGGAATTTCCTCACCAACCCACCCCACTGA
- the trpC gene encoding indole-3-glycerol phosphate synthase TrpC gives MTDTPDILQRILDHKAIEVMEQAERLPLSELKHRLTFAPPVRPFEGAIRGCLAKDQAAVIAEVKKASPSRGLLRADFDPAAIAASYERGGATCLSVLTDREFFQGGEEYLREAREACTLPVLRKDFMIVPYQVYEARAMGADCILLIIAALDDARLAELATLATELGMDVLVEIHDAGELDRALALDIPLVGINNRDLRTFDTRLETTLDLLEQIPADRVVVTESGIHEATDVARMRAAGVHTFLVGEAFMRADDPGTRLAELFSQG, from the coding sequence ATGACCGATACACCGGATATCCTGCAGAGGATCCTCGACCACAAGGCCATCGAGGTCATGGAGCAGGCAGAACGCCTGCCCCTGTCAGAACTCAAACACAGGCTGACCTTCGCCCCGCCGGTGCGGCCCTTCGAGGGTGCCATACGCGGGTGCCTGGCGAAGGACCAGGCAGCCGTCATCGCCGAGGTGAAAAAGGCCTCCCCGTCCCGGGGTCTGCTGCGGGCCGACTTCGACCCGGCGGCCATCGCCGCCAGCTACGAGCGCGGTGGCGCCACCTGCCTGTCGGTACTCACGGACCGCGAATTCTTCCAGGGCGGCGAGGAGTACCTGCGGGAGGCCCGGGAGGCCTGCACCCTGCCGGTACTACGCAAGGATTTCATGATCGTCCCCTACCAGGTCTACGAGGCACGGGCCATGGGCGCCGACTGCATCCTGCTCATCATCGCCGCCCTGGACGACGCCCGCCTGGCGGAACTGGCGACCCTGGCCACCGAACTCGGCATGGATGTCCTGGTGGAGATCCATGACGCCGGGGAGCTGGACCGCGCCCTGGCCCTGGATATTCCCCTGGTGGGCATCAACAACCGCGACCTGCGCACTTTCGATACCCGCCTGGAGACCACCCTCGACCTGCTGGAACAGATCCCCGCCGACCGCGTAGTGGTGACCGAGAGCGGTATTCACGAAGCGACAGACGTCGCGCGCATGCGGGCCGCCGGCGTACACACCTTTCTCGTAGGAGAGGCCTTCATGCGCGCCGACGACCCCGGCACCAGGCTGGCGGAGTTGTTCAGCCAGGGGTGA
- a CDS encoding circularly permuted type 2 ATP-grasp protein, with product MPTPDARPDPWKTYDPGPHYDELFSSKGAPRQCTRALVSFLRRLGAEELELRRHSAELAIRSMGISFTVYSEGDNIDRQWPYDIIPRVIPEKEWRTIEEGLKQRLTALNHFIDDVYNDQRIIKEKVVPRALIASSGNYRKECEGMKPLYGAWAHICGSDLVRDGDGTVYVLEDNLRVPSGVSYMLENRKVTKRVLPELFETQRILPMTAYTTQLFDTLASLSPRPADYPEVVVLTPGIYNSAYFEHSYLAQQMGAELVEGPDLVVAEDDCVYMKTIDGLSRVDVIYRRIDDLFLDPEAFKADSMLGVPGLMRAWQAGNVALANAPGAGVADDKLVYTYVPDMIRFYLDEDPILPNVPSFRCNEDQTLEHVLANLDKLVVKPANESGGYGILMGPASSARQRKEFAALLKKNPRNYIAQPLLELSTAPTLTADGIEPRHMDLRPFILHGQKQYVTAGGLTRVALVKGSYMVNSSQGGGSKDTWIVTRD from the coding sequence ATGCCGACGCCAGATGCCAGGCCGGATCCCTGGAAGACCTACGACCCCGGCCCCCACTACGACGAGCTGTTCAGCTCCAAAGGGGCCCCCCGCCAATGCACCCGCGCCCTGGTGAGCTTCCTGCGCCGCCTCGGCGCCGAGGAGTTGGAACTGCGCCGCCACTCGGCGGAACTGGCCATCCGCAGCATGGGTATCAGCTTCACGGTGTACAGCGAAGGCGACAACATCGATCGCCAGTGGCCCTACGACATCATCCCACGGGTCATCCCCGAGAAGGAGTGGCGCACCATCGAGGAGGGCCTCAAGCAGCGCCTCACGGCCCTCAACCATTTCATCGACGATGTCTACAACGACCAGCGCATCATCAAGGAGAAGGTGGTGCCGCGGGCCCTCATCGCCAGTTCGGGCAACTACCGCAAGGAATGCGAGGGCATGAAGCCGCTATACGGGGCGTGGGCCCACATCTGCGGCTCGGACCTGGTGCGGGACGGCGACGGCACCGTCTACGTGCTGGAGGACAACCTGCGGGTGCCCTCGGGGGTGTCCTACATGCTGGAGAACCGCAAGGTCACCAAGCGGGTGCTGCCGGAGCTGTTCGAGACCCAGCGCATCCTGCCCATGACCGCCTACACCACCCAGTTGTTCGACACCCTGGCCTCCCTGTCGCCACGACCCGCCGACTACCCCGAGGTGGTGGTGCTGACCCCGGGGATCTACAACTCCGCCTACTTCGAGCACTCCTACCTGGCACAGCAGATGGGCGCGGAGCTGGTGGAAGGCCCGGACCTGGTGGTGGCCGAGGACGACTGCGTCTACATGAAGACCATCGACGGGCTGTCCCGGGTGGATGTCATCTATCGCCGCATCGACGACTTGTTCCTCGACCCCGAGGCCTTCAAGGCCGACTCGATGCTGGGCGTACCGGGACTCATGCGGGCCTGGCAGGCGGGCAACGTGGCCCTGGCCAACGCCCCGGGGGCCGGCGTGGCGGACGACAAGCTGGTCTATACCTATGTGCCCGACATGATCCGCTTCTACCTGGACGAGGACCCCATCCTGCCCAATGTGCCCAGCTTCCGCTGCAACGAGGACCAGACCCTGGAGCACGTGCTCGCCAATCTGGACAAGCTGGTGGTGAAACCGGCCAACGAGTCCGGCGGCTACGGCATTCTCATGGGACCGGCCTCCAGCGCACGCCAGCGCAAGGAGTTCGCGGCCCTGCTGAAGAAGAACCCCCGCAACTACATCGCCCAACCGCTGCTGGAGCTGTCCACCGCCCCCACCCTCACCGCGGACGGCATCGAGCCGCGCCACATGGACCTCAGGCCCTTCATCCTGCACGGCCAGAAGCAGTACGTGACCGCCGGCGGCCTCACCCGGGTGGCCCTGGTGAAGGGCTCCTACATGGTGAATTCATCCCAGGGCGGCGGCAGCAAGGACACCTGGATCGTGACGAGAGACTGA
- the trpD gene encoding anthranilate phosphoribosyltransferase, with protein MDIKQAIDHVTRRIDLQATEMTDVMRAIMTGEATPAQIGGFLVGLRMKGETVAEIAAAAGVMRELVTGVTVDHPNLVDIVGTGGDGAGTFNISTTSTFVVAAAGGQVAKHGNRSVSSSSGSADVLEQAGVNLELNPEQVARCVDEVGVGFMFAPLHHSAMRHAIGPRREMGVRTLFNLLGPLTNPAGAPNLLLGVYDDHWVEPIAEVLHTLGAHHAMVVHSEDGLDEISIGAATRVAELKEGRVRTYTVEPEALGVARGDLSAICVASATESLALMKEVLDGRRGPARDITALNAGAAIYVAGLSPTLEAGVERAVEVLDSGAARGRLDALVDLTCSFKTA; from the coding sequence ATGGATATCAAGCAAGCCATCGATCACGTCACCCGCCGCATCGACCTCCAGGCCACGGAAATGACCGACGTGATGCGCGCCATCATGACCGGCGAGGCCACCCCCGCCCAGATCGGCGGTTTCCTGGTGGGGCTGCGCATGAAGGGCGAGACGGTGGCCGAGATCGCCGCCGCCGCCGGCGTCATGCGCGAGTTGGTCACGGGTGTGACGGTGGACCACCCCAACCTGGTGGACATCGTGGGCACCGGCGGCGATGGTGCCGGAACCTTCAACATCTCCACCACCAGTACCTTCGTGGTGGCCGCCGCCGGTGGCCAGGTGGCCAAGCACGGCAACCGCTCCGTCTCCAGCAGTTCCGGCAGCGCCGACGTCCTGGAGCAGGCCGGTGTCAACCTCGAACTCAACCCGGAACAGGTGGCGCGCTGCGTGGACGAAGTGGGCGTGGGGTTCATGTTCGCGCCGTTGCACCACAGCGCCATGCGGCATGCCATCGGGCCGCGCCGCGAGATGGGGGTGCGTACCCTGTTCAATCTCCTCGGGCCCCTCACCAACCCCGCCGGCGCCCCCAACCTGCTGCTGGGGGTCTACGACGACCATTGGGTGGAACCCATCGCCGAGGTACTCCACACCCTGGGCGCCCACCACGCCATGGTGGTGCATTCCGAGGACGGCCTGGACGAGATCAGCATCGGCGCCGCGACCCGGGTGGCGGAACTCAAGGAAGGGCGGGTGCGCACCTACACCGTCGAACCCGAGGCCCTGGGGGTGGCCCGCGGGGACCTCTCCGCCATATGCGTGGCCTCGGCCACCGAGAGCCTGGCTCTGATGAAAGAGGTACTGGACGGCCGCCGCGGCCCGGCGCGGGACATCACCGCCCTGAACGCCGGCGCCGCCATCTACGTGGCCGGCCTCAGCCCCACCCTGGAGGCCGGCGTCGAGCGCGCCGTTGAGGTGCTGGACAGCGGCGCCGCCCGGGGGCGCCTCGATGCCCTGGTGGACCTGACCTGCTCCTTCAAGACGGCGTGA
- a CDS encoding mechanosensitive ion channel, with product MGLVKACLSWRYLLGGSLMGAVVLVALAQATNEEVLRAEERLKELASAAQTITVATSIEVFDELRGDIDKQRTRALKCVADTELAIARLQKEQEILQPAAPAAPAPAADGAADAAATVPPPPPETESEALGQRRQALKAELAGLEERLALCRLLTLRAEELLQTVNAVQQRKLAQRLLARGPHVLEVVSANIYHPDRWGSSIAELTRRASALNGLETAELSGVVAVGLLGFAAGVVIRRRLVLGDPGTAAPVTALGRLMLSLKACGARQAPEFLALAPVSVALWLATRGAIDPPFITYLAYGLLALAVAVLLTRTLLKPCLPAGPVFGLAEDVAFPLSQRLQVLWLVMLVGSLLFYTPLVEALHEDVYLLARDIYIAFLVANIVWLIWLAGYLEYFRTHWLLRGVLVLSFVAILGAELLGYRNLAGGVVRSALQTLFAMGGLAVLLQLVEEAFDSLDEGQGRVAAGIRRTLGIGPGDYVPGIGWLRLLIILMLWVGLLAVLLNIWGLSDDGFRVIYRYISEGFDIGNFRLVPGELLGAVLVFALMLTLIGWFKNQMEQRWLAKVRMDRGAKEALVTTSGYVGIAIAVLVALSMAGLQLTNLALIAGALSVGIGFGLQNVVNNFVSGLILLMERPIRTGDWIVVGATQGYVKRISIRSTQIQTFDRADVIVPNSELISNQVTNWMLSDPYGRLKLPVGVAYGSDVDKVQEIMQKAAYDHPLVVHGVIGLMEPKVMFIGFGDNSLNFELWCMLREVDMLMSTKSDLYFTVEKAFREHGIEIPFPQRDLHVRTWSPPPEGAAPDS from the coding sequence ATGGGCCTCGTGAAGGCCTGCCTGTCCTGGCGCTACCTGCTGGGGGGCTCGCTCATGGGTGCCGTGGTCCTCGTGGCCCTTGCCCAGGCGACCAACGAAGAAGTGCTCAGGGCCGAGGAACGGCTCAAAGAGCTGGCCAGTGCCGCCCAGACCATCACCGTGGCCACCAGCATCGAGGTATTCGATGAACTGCGGGGCGATATCGACAAGCAACGGACCCGGGCTCTGAAGTGTGTCGCGGATACGGAACTGGCCATCGCGCGATTGCAGAAGGAGCAGGAGATCCTCCAACCGGCCGCCCCGGCGGCGCCGGCACCCGCGGCCGATGGCGCCGCCGACGCTGCGGCGACCGTTCCTCCCCCGCCTCCCGAGACCGAGTCGGAGGCCCTGGGACAGCGTCGCCAGGCCCTCAAGGCGGAGCTGGCGGGCTTAGAGGAACGGTTGGCCCTCTGCCGTCTGCTCACCCTGCGTGCGGAGGAGCTGCTGCAGACCGTCAACGCCGTCCAGCAGCGCAAGCTGGCCCAGCGCCTGCTGGCCCGCGGTCCCCACGTCCTGGAGGTGGTCTCCGCCAATATCTACCACCCGGACCGCTGGGGGAGTTCCATCGCCGAATTGACGCGGCGCGCCAGCGCTTTGAATGGCCTCGAGACCGCCGAACTGTCGGGTGTGGTGGCCGTAGGACTGCTGGGCTTCGCGGCCGGGGTCGTCATCCGCCGCCGCTTGGTGCTCGGCGACCCCGGTACTGCCGCGCCTGTCACGGCCCTCGGGCGCCTGATGTTGTCCCTGAAGGCCTGCGGGGCCCGCCAGGCGCCGGAATTCCTGGCCCTGGCCCCGGTGAGCGTCGCCCTGTGGCTGGCCACCCGTGGCGCCATCGATCCTCCTTTCATCACCTATCTGGCCTACGGCCTACTCGCCCTGGCGGTGGCCGTGCTGCTGACCCGGACGCTATTGAAGCCCTGCCTGCCGGCGGGGCCGGTGTTCGGCCTTGCAGAGGATGTTGCGTTCCCGTTGAGCCAGCGCCTCCAGGTGCTGTGGCTGGTGATGCTGGTGGGAAGTCTGCTGTTTTACACGCCGCTGGTGGAGGCCCTTCACGAGGATGTCTACCTGCTGGCCCGCGATATCTATATCGCCTTCCTGGTGGCCAATATCGTATGGCTCATCTGGCTCGCCGGATATCTCGAGTATTTCCGTACCCACTGGCTGCTGCGGGGGGTGCTGGTGCTGAGCTTCGTCGCCATCCTCGGGGCCGAACTCCTCGGTTACCGCAATCTGGCCGGTGGCGTGGTAAGGAGCGCGCTGCAGACCCTGTTCGCCATGGGTGGCCTGGCGGTACTGCTGCAGCTGGTGGAGGAGGCCTTCGATAGCCTCGACGAGGGTCAGGGCCGGGTGGCGGCCGGCATCCGCCGTACTCTCGGGATCGGTCCCGGGGACTACGTGCCCGGCATCGGCTGGCTGCGGCTGCTGATCATCCTCATGCTGTGGGTGGGCCTGCTGGCCGTGTTGTTGAACATCTGGGGCCTGTCCGACGACGGCTTCAGGGTCATCTACCGCTATATCTCCGAAGGCTTCGATATCGGCAACTTCCGGCTGGTACCGGGCGAATTGCTGGGGGCGGTGCTGGTGTTCGCCCTCATGCTGACCCTCATCGGCTGGTTCAAGAACCAGATGGAACAGCGCTGGCTGGCAAAGGTGCGCATGGATCGCGGGGCCAAGGAGGCTCTGGTGACCACCAGTGGATATGTGGGCATCGCCATCGCGGTGCTGGTGGCCCTTTCCATGGCGGGCCTGCAACTCACCAATCTGGCCCTCATCGCCGGTGCCCTGTCGGTGGGTATCGGCTTCGGCCTGCAGAATGTGGTGAACAACTTCGTCTCAGGCCTCATCCTGCTCATGGAGCGCCCCATCCGCACCGGCGACTGGATCGTGGTAGGGGCCACCCAGGGCTACGTCAAGCGCATCAGCATCCGTTCCACACAGATCCAGACCTTCGACCGCGCCGACGTCATCGTGCCCAATTCCGAACTCATCTCCAACCAGGTGACCAACTGGATGCTCTCCGACCCTTACGGCCGACTGAAGTTGCCAGTGGGGGTGGCCTACGGATCCGACGTGGACAAGGTGCAGGAGATCATGCAGAAGGCCGCCTACGACCATCCCCTGGTGGTCCACGGCGTCATCGGCCTCATGGAGCCCAAGGTGATGTTCATCGGCTTCGGTGACAATTCCCTGAACTTCGAACTGTGGTGCATGCTGAGGGAGGTGGACATGCTGATGTCGACCAAGAGTGACCTCTATTTCACCGTCGAGAAGGCATTCCGCGAGCACGGCATCGAGATCCCGTTCCCCCAGCGCGATCTCCACGTCCGCACCTGGTCGCCGCCACCGGAGGGGGCGGCGCCCGATTCCTGA
- a CDS encoding peptidase, whose translation MTYCLAVNVHDGLVFCSDSRTNAGVDMAATYSKMFCFGKEGERQVVILSAGNLATTQGVIQRIKRDIKQRADVTLMNVSHMEDVADYIGSLSVAVQGKYASPERTFEASFIVGGQIGGEEPRLFMVYPQGNHITTSSDTPYLQIGETKYGKPILDRIITNATPLDKVALAALVSMDSTMRSNLTVGPPFEIQIYERDRLGLRRYHRFDADSEYLREIKRVWDESLNAAFNRLPPIAWAFSWDERADGENAASPPQAG comes from the coding sequence GTGACTTATTGCCTTGCAGTTAATGTACATGACGGACTGGTCTTCTGCTCCGACTCCCGCACCAACGCCGGCGTGGACATGGCCGCCACCTACAGCAAGATGTTCTGCTTCGGCAAGGAGGGCGAGCGCCAGGTGGTCATCCTGTCCGCGGGTAACCTCGCCACCACCCAGGGGGTCATCCAGCGCATCAAGCGGGACATCAAGCAGCGGGCCGATGTCACCCTCATGAACGTGTCCCACATGGAGGACGTGGCGGACTATATCGGGTCCTTGAGCGTGGCGGTGCAGGGCAAGTATGCATCCCCGGAGCGGACCTTCGAGGCCAGCTTCATCGTCGGCGGTCAGATCGGCGGCGAGGAGCCGCGCCTGTTCATGGTGTACCCCCAGGGCAACCACATCACCACCAGCAGCGACACTCCCTACCTGCAGATCGGCGAGACCAAGTACGGCAAGCCCATTCTGGACCGCATCATCACCAACGCCACGCCCCTGGACAAGGTGGCCCTGGCGGCCCTGGTGTCCATGGATTCCACCATGCGCAGTAATCTCACGGTGGGGCCGCCCTTCGAGATCCAGATCTACGAGCGCGATCGGCTGGGGCTGCGGCGCTACCACCGTTTCGATGCGGACAGCGAGTATCTCAGGGAGATCAAGCGGGTATGGGATGAGAGCCTGAACGCCGCCTTCAATCGCCTGCCCCCCATCGCCTGGGCCTTCAGCTGGGATGAACGAGCTGATGGAGAAAACGCAGCTTCTCCACCACAGGCCGGGTGA
- a CDS encoding putative zinc-binding metallopeptidase: protein MAPAQPTVKTFRCSCGNRIFFENTHCVSCGAPLGFDPARLDLVPLRRLSGGLLEAPDGHLYRPCRNSSEYRICNWLVDAGSDRPYCDSCDLTRTIPALDYDNNLALWSLLEEAKRRLVYTLLVLDLPVVSRSVDPTAGLAFDFLEDRGRNPAVLEEHVLTGHAHGVITLNVREADHLARETERHRLGETYRTPLGHLRHESGHYYFERMIYGTSRLAEFRALFGNEQADYAAALARHYAEPPGPPGYAYISAYAMSHPLEDWAECWAHYLHMMDTLETAAAFKLLDGAPSLWDFDHAVTQWLDFGIALNALNRSLGMLDPYPFVLTRPVVEKLRFLHQLVHPS, encoded by the coding sequence GTGGCCCCGGCCCAGCCCACCGTGAAGACCTTCCGCTGCAGCTGCGGCAACCGTATCTTCTTCGAGAACACCCATTGTGTGAGCTGCGGGGCGCCCCTCGGCTTCGACCCCGCCCGCCTCGACCTGGTCCCCCTGAGGCGGCTCTCCGGGGGGCTGCTGGAGGCCCCGGACGGTCATCTCTACCGGCCGTGCCGCAACAGCAGCGAGTATCGGATCTGCAACTGGCTGGTGGATGCCGGCAGCGACCGGCCCTATTGCGACTCCTGCGACCTCACCCGCACCATCCCCGCCCTCGACTACGACAACAACCTGGCTCTGTGGAGCCTGCTGGAGGAGGCCAAGCGCCGCCTGGTCTACACCCTGCTGGTGCTGGATCTCCCGGTGGTGAGCCGCAGCGTCGACCCCACCGCCGGCCTCGCCTTCGACTTCCTGGAGGACCGGGGCCGCAACCCGGCGGTGCTGGAGGAACACGTGCTCACCGGCCACGCTCACGGCGTCATCACCCTCAACGTGAGGGAGGCCGACCACCTGGCCCGGGAGACGGAGCGCCACCGCCTGGGGGAGACCTACCGCACCCCCCTCGGCCACCTGCGCCACGAGAGCGGCCACTACTACTTCGAGCGCATGATCTACGGCACCAGCCGGCTGGCGGAATTCCGGGCCCTGTTCGGCAACGAGCAGGCCGACTACGCGGCGGCCCTGGCGCGCCACTACGCCGAGCCTCCGGGGCCACCGGGCTATGCCTACATCAGCGCCTATGCCATGTCCCACCCCCTGGAGGACTGGGCCGAGTGCTGGGCCCATTACCTGCACATGATGGATACCCTGGAGACGGCGGCGGCCTTCAAGCTGCTGGACGGCGCCCCGAGCCTGTGGGACTTCGACCATGCCGTCACCCAGTGGCTGGACTTCGGCATCGCCCTCAACGCCCTGAACCGCAGCCTGGGGATGCTGGACCCCTATCCCTTCGTACTCACCCGGCCTGTGGTGGAGAAGCTGCGTTTTCTCCATCAGCTCGTTCATCCCAGCTGA